From the genome of Acropora palmata chromosome 8, jaAcrPala1.3, whole genome shotgun sequence:
CCATTTTCATAAACCTGAATCTCTCTTGCCCTGCAGTATCCCAAATTTGCAGTTTCACAGACTTTCCTCCAACATTGACAACTTTAGAACCGAACTCTACACCGATGGTATGACTTGAATCTTGCTTaactgaaaaggaaagataaaaattaatacagaaagaaaagaaaaaggtttcaGAAAAGGCGAGGGATACTGTTATACTGTACGTCAACAAGACTGCACATCAATGATATGGGTGACAACTCAGTTCATTGATAATGTGGAGTATATATCACTTGTATTTTACTACACACAACAGCAAAGGAAAGATGAAAATCAATCGAATGCTGAAATGGTAAAAGCTGTCAATATTATGTTTCAAGTAAAGTATAGTCGACCGGGAAAAACCCTTCATCATCTTGTCCATGAAAACACGccaaaacttacattttccTTCGATAAACTGGTGCAAGATGCACGACTTTCCAGTTCCAGCActaccaatcacaagaaacttgaaaaggaaatctgaaaattgcacaaatgagactgaagaatttcaaattaaagaaacaatgtCGCTCACAGACACCATGTCACGTAAACATTAAGTTCCGCAAGGACAGCTGATTTTGTAAAGAACAGCCTTACTTGAAATTTAACGTTTTTCTGTTACTTTACCATATGTTTCGGACATCTTTTTCTCAAACGCTTCAGAAGGCGAATATCTGCAGGGAAAAGGAAGTTAATTAAACACCACTAGCACATCAGAAAATGTCcgcttttttgaaaatttcccaGGATTCTACAAAGTTCAAGAGCGTGACATTCCTCTTAGGGAGAGTCGGGAGAAGGGATTACAATTATTACAGTCTGCCTTAACTGGATCTATTGTTGtgtttttaacaacttttccACACAGATGTGGATTTCAAAACGTCTTCTATTCCTGAATACTCGAGTTTATACGCAAATCCTGTAGCTTGAATTCCATTTATACCTGCGAACTTTTACCTACCCTTCCCTATTCATTAATCTGTATAAATCATCCCACAGGCCTGTGCGATCGAAACTCAAGCGCGGCCATTTTGTAAATACGAAGGTCGAGGTTCATTTCCAAGCAAGAGAGGAATGGAGGTCGATCAACCCGACGGTACGTGTGTCACAAGATATCTTTGAACAAAAGGCAATCTTCTTAATCGTCTATTCATTTCTCCTCCTTAGGTATACGAGGGACAATGGCGAAATCACAAGAGCCGGATTTAGATGCGAAATTATTAGGTGCTCGTCCCATCTCTGTTGTTGTCGCAACACAAAATCACACATTCGAACTGGACGAGAAAGCTTTGGAAGAAATTTTGCTTGATGAAAGTGTGCGAGATAAGAAGGTTGCTGTGGTGTCGGTGGCTGGTGCTTTCAGGAAAGGAAAATCGTTTCTGCTGGATTTCTTTCTACGATATTTAGACAGAGAGGTAAGCTACAAGTACACTCGACGCGTTTTCGTAAATTAATTCAAGGTAACATCTATCTTTTATGGTCGATCTTTGTTATCTGATTTTTGAGTGAAGCctaatattattttgagtTGAGTCACGTTTAAATCGGAGAGTTTCTGTATCGCGTTAGcgatttcttgccttttttttccttggtgGAATTTGAATTATTTAGTGGCGCATGAAGTTCAACAGAAACGCCGATTGCGTGTTGTTACAAAGCAAAGGTGCAACAAATGTTTTTTCAGTAGAATTGAATAGGAATATTTTATTAGATCGTATCACGCAGCAGTTTTGTCATGGACGTATTGTTTGCGAAGTTACAGAGCCGTTGCTGTTGAAATCAGGAATGTAGTGTACATACGCGAATATTAATCTGTTTTGTAACAACCGCAATTTATCGTTCTTTTGTGCACCAAACAGTGTCAATAAGATAATCTAGACAACGCTATGCATTTTGAGCTTTCTTAAAGTTTGTAAACGTCTGCAAATGTTTCTTTATGCCGAAATGTACATGTTATTCCAGGCCTGTATCTTTAGTTTCTGGACAAACTTCAtctgttttcttgaaaattgcagCAGATGCTGTGGTTACAGTGAGCAGGTTTTTTCTATGAAGGGTTGACTAAACTGGCCGCAAGTTAGGTTTGACAAAAAGTTGGGATCAgcgaaaattattattttcagcactgaatttaaaacagaatagacaaacaaacagagagttagaaagaaaaaaaagcaggtGCCTTTTTTCACCATAATTACTGCACTAGAGGCTAGGGAAACCCTGTTTtggaaaaaatgtaaatgaacAAACAAGAACAGGAATTGTTAACTTTAGATGTAAATGGGAATCATTTGACCAATATTAcattcaaaagaaacaatgcAACATATTGGCCATGTCAAGGTTGCAGCCgaagaaaaattttcaggAGCTCTTCAGGCTCCTAAAATAATAAGTTAGGAGCCCAAGCAACATTTCTAGGAGCCTCAAGTATGTAATGTatcaaaaaaagttaattaacTGATTGatgtttcaaatttataaGTTGTCCTTGATCTAGCAAGTTGTGTTCTCCCTTCCGGTTTCCATGTTCATGTGGCATTCTAATGGATAAGGTGTGTAGCTAACCACAACAATTCAAACAGCATAGAAACATAGTAATTTTAAAGTAGGGTAagtaaaagatgttttgtgAAACACATTGAACCACAGAAAGGAGATagaaaatttgataaaacttTTCAAGAACATGAAGTTTTTCATCTTTGCTCTGGTGCAAGAGAAACAGTTTTCACAATTGCTTGCAAGTATTACTTACTACTTTTCAAAGATTATGAAAACCACATAAACATCAAGAAAagtgaattttcattttcatctgtCATGCCAGTCTGTATGATtgtcttaaggacggtgcctactattgttattgcgcatacgttctgcgcatctccagatactcggatttcctatcgccaatgcttacttatacagggatatttttgcgcgatttaaaactatccggagaaagtagattttagtaagtactcttggtatccaaaaagaaaattgggggtaaccatgcatttttgagagataattaagcttcaatttgagaaagaatgccatacattgctttgtattttaaagctttttacagatattattcatgaattatctttgaaaaatgcgcggttacccccaattttctttttggatttcaataggacttgttaagatctacatttcctgcataatcacacaccggggaaacaatatctttaattagtaggcaccgtccttaaagacCCCAAGTCTTGGTCAAGCCAGGGTTCGAACTCACAACCTCGTACACGGTAATCCAATacccaaccaactgagctaaccaAAAATCCACCTTTCTTTGACATTGCACATAGGGTGCTGTGTACTGTTTGACATTACTATAGTCATATAAGAAACAAGGTGCAATGACAAGTAGCTTACTTTTTGGCATGTTGCTGTAGCAGTGTTCTTTTAGTTTTAGTGGTGTCTTCTTTGCATTCTGGCTCTCTTTCTCTCTACCTTTCAATATAATTTATACTGTAATTCTTCATTCCCTCAATTCTGTCAGTTCAAGGATGGGGTTTCTGGAACAATTTCAGTGATTTACTAATACAGGCACATTTCACCATCTACTGTACTCTGAAAAATGTGCTGGCTTCTTGGAATGTGTGTAGCTCAATTTTACAAGcattaggaaaacaaaaatggcaaaatctcctgttattaattttttcctgtCTCTCCTGCAGctctcaatttttttgacaGCCCTGGGCATGGTATGCTATGTACAAGCTGACTGTAGGTGGTTAATTTTCGCTTGCAGGGAACATTTGCTGATTGGGTTGGTGGGGAAACAGAAGCATTGGAAGGATTCTCTTGGCGAGGTGGATCAGAGAGGGACACTACTGGGATTCTTCTTTGGAGTAAACCTTACATCAAGACCCTACCCAATGGCGAAGAGGTTGGTTGATATAGTTTGTTTTAGAATAGATGTCTGTAGGTAAATGCAAAGTTGGGAAGGTTGAAAGggaaagacaaaattataGCCCTAGTGGATCTATTTGCaacgatgaaaaaaaaatgtttgtaacaaaaacaaacctgTATAAATTGAATTGTTATTACAAgttcttattattttaaatgaatttaaatgcaatttaaaggAATTGAAAACCAAGAGCACTTGTGTTTCCAGTGGCGATGGGTTGGTTTATATGCACATGCGCAATAGTTCTGTGCGACATTTGCCGTGCTAGCATGAGGAGTCGTGTCCTCCAGGGTGGTCCGTAACATTTGTTTTAGTGTTATCCCCATTTCTTCCcctttggttttcttttccacTGATTTCTCAGTGTAACAGGTGCCTGCTTGGTTAAAATTCCTAGAGTGGGTGCTCATGGCTAGGTTGCAGGGTTGTGCCAGCTATGTGGGCATTACTTGATCTAGGGgctggctgccaatagtggaagcCGCTGGATATTCCAACCTCCTGTAAGCAATGCAGTAGTTAATCTTACTAATTTactaatatatagatttagccacgcctaaaagcggagctcccAATTTCATTACATTAATAAATTTCTAATAAATACCTTTTTGTTCTGAGTTGACTCCCCAGAAATTCTCAGTTGTTTATGCTACACAAAATGCGGGTGGCCATTCGTTTTTGCACCTAAAATCCCTCACCACAGGCTACCCAAACTTTTGGGTTGGCGTGCCTGTGGTGCGGACGGACGGTCGGTAGGTGTATGGTCACGTGATTGCCAGATTTTCTTGGATGGGGagtttaccacattttcttatCCATGGTGCTCCGCTTTGCATGCAAGAGCTCTGCTATTAAGGAGATACCTTTCATCCGTTAAAGCCCAATTTGAGAAGGAAATGCCATGTTACAGAAAGAGATCAATGTACTAAAGAAATGACTGAACTTCAAGTTTAAATATCAAATTTAACTTGACGTACattggtgttttttctttcagattgCAGTGCTGTTGATGGACACTCAGGGAGCATTTGATAGCTCATCAACTGTGAAGGACTGTGCAACCATCTTTGCCCTCAGCACTATGACCAGTTCTACTCAGGTGTGAATTTTAGGCAAATGtcaaattatttaacaattattcctcgagcgtGAATTTGCTATTGACTCAAAGGCCAtgagggcaagaggaataattgttttagtaaaacccaactagttggtcaaaaaaataagactaaacatctttcgcaagttaaagctaggcttcaatccttttttaccaccaaaacattacaaatacgGCGGGTGCTTTTTGCTACTAGTAGGCCATAagatatagcctactagtagctcaaccaatcagaatgcagcattgataatagaccactagttggattttacttaAGATTGATAGATATTGTTGAGGTCTTTATGACTTActgtaattattgttgttttttcttttttgttgttgcttttttttttttcacttttcttttttttcggtgCTCGTGATTCTGGTTTGAGaaaattaagacggattctgttcaaagttcgagcaattactttcaaaacttatttactaaaaatctactcagcacggtaactttttgaatgctatttgaaacatctcattgtaattcagttctctaagtggccccgcgatgaaatccccaagcattctcgaaaaataatgtcaaactttgtaagaatgctaaaagcaagTGTtcttgtgtttacaactaacgcaaaatgtcctttttaactgaaatatggataacttcaagttcaattttctctcgtggggtcagcttgagagcttaaatctcgataggatcttcttacctttattcaaaatattaccatgctaagaggattttttggtaacttaatttttgccaatttttgccattattgctcgaatgtgtGCGGAAATTATCTTAATTTGCCATGATACCAAAAGTAAAtcctttttttgcttttatttgcaGATTTATAATTTGACTCAGAACATTCAAGAGGATGATTTACAACATCTCCAGGTATTTTCATAAATAGTTCATTTTGCTTGTACTTCTTCATGTTACTCCAAACTTTTGCGGGCTACTTTTGccgaaaatttttttccagcaaaATTAAAGCTAAttgttgaaatttaaatttccaaaaaaagttaccttaattttttttcccctattttctttaaccctttcactcccgttagtgccaattggcacttatagattttactctgtctaatgccagacaattttactcgtcaatggggaaccccttgggagttaaagggttgaAGAACTGTGGTTCTCTTTATATTTCATTTGAAGCTTTTTACAGAGTATGGAAAGTTGGCCATGGAGGAAAGCAACATCAAACCATTTCAGGTCAGCTAACAGTTTCATCATGGTACAAGCTACCGTTTTTAATTACCCAAGCCttaaataaatatatcttaCAATAATTAAGTGCAATTGACTCCCAGGGCATGAAATTAGAAACAGCTATTTGTCACCGTTTTCAGCCCTGTTGATACATACTGCGTAAAAGGGGAATGCAGTGTAGTCAAAATGCAATAATAGCGAGcatcagattggagtacgaggttACCGTACTGAGCATGTGCTTTCGGGTTGCAGGGCAAAAATTTTCGAGGTGCGCGTGCTCAGTGCTTTAAACTTGTACTCGTaatcgtcctcgtactccaatctgaaggtcgctaatattattaatattttgcaacaaaaaaagcaactgtagtaattttcttgttattgttCTTTGCTTCAATAGCGTGTTTAAATTAAAGTCACTTTGTGGGGTCACTTTGCAGTAAACATGCCTGGAAAATTCCATAATGTTCAAATTTTATGTGCTTTACATCAGTTAAGTAACAGTTAACAAAAACATCAGAGTGAATTCTTGGCTGGGAAGGTATGATTCTACAGGCAAACTACGTATTTCTTGCAGAGGTTGGTGTTCCTGGTGAGAGACTGGAGTTTTCCTTATGAGGCTCCATATGGAGCTGAAGGCGGCAGTAATGTCTTAGAAAAGCGCTTGCGAATGACTGAAATGCAGCACTCAGAACTGATGCAAGTAAGGAAGCACATCAAGTCCTGCTTCAACGATATTGGTTGCTTTTTGATGCCTCATCCTGGACTCAAAGTAGCCACAAATCCATCCTTTGATGGGAGTCTGAGAGGTTtgcaaaatattgaaatcttGTCTCTTTGAAAGGTTTTCCTTGTAAATATGCCTGTGGATAGGATGACTTGACTGGAAGTTCTCTCCTGAAGGTTGAGGACGTAAGGGTTGACAAGATTATTGTTCATCATCTTTGGATAAATTTCACTTTGGTTTTCCTGCCAACTGTAGACGTCTGGCAATTTATTAAGGCAAACGTTAATAGTCAGAGATGACAGTTAGTGTAAATCTAGAACAATATACTTTGGGTGACAAGTATCCTTAGATAAAGAATTATGTATGTAAGGACAGAAGGTAAAGAGGCAATGTTTTTGTATAGGTAAGGGCAGActattaaaaaagaaaagaaaagacagaaagaaaaacatattttccacccccccccccccccaaaagaaaaaataggcACACAATCATTGTCCCATCTATAGgacagaaaaacagaaaaacatgGGACTTACTGTAGAATGCAAGGTgttatggaaagaaaaaagtagGCACATGTGTTGAATAAAACTTTTAGTGCACGCAAGGTTTGATGAAAATTCGGTTCTTGTGTATGAGGGTTGATTGTGCAATGCCCTCTCTCCTAGCCTGCAAACAAGGTCTTCCCTTGAAACGGCGTGCATTCGGAGTATAGGCACTTGGTGACTAGTTCCAAAACTTGTCACCAAGCCCTTATATTTTCGACCGCGCGCTATTTCAACAGAAGACTCAGCTTGCAGGCCATTTCTCTCCTGATTTTGTCCTTTATTTGTTTCTGCCAGATATCGATGATGAGTTTAAAACACAGCTTCGAGAACTGATTCCTTCAGTTTTGTCAGCTGACAACCTTGTAGTCAAGAGCATTAATGGTGGAGAGGTGACATGCAGAGGGCTGTTAGAGTATTTCAAGGTAAGTAAACAAACATTGTTAGAGCTGCATTGTGCGTGTGATTGTTGATCATTTATTGCAATGGTGTTGCCAAGGTCTTCCAGTGTCACAGTAGACTTCATCGCAAGGCTCCGGGGAGTAAAATGTAGTTTGTGGGGTTATTCCCCGGAGCCTCGGTtgaggtctattgtttacagctgaattttaaaatatgaaagttggcacatttgtttgtttgatgtAGGCTTACATGAAGATATTCCAGGGTGAAGAATTGCCTCAGCCTAAATCTATGTTACTGGTAAGTAGCCAAAATTATTTCAGCAAGTTTTTggttcaatttgttttatatgGCGGTATGCAGTTACTATTCTAAAGGTAACGTCTCTTACTGGTCAGAGCTTTCCCCGGTTCCCTTAGCGAGAAAGGGTAGCCGTCTTTAACCTCTACATTTCGTTTTCCCAATGCAGACCTTGTGGTGATACCTCTAGGGAacaattctttgaaaatttcgtCTTCTGCGTGCATAGTAATGCGCGCTTAAAATAATTCTAAAAAGATTAAGGGAATagaatagagcagttttcaaattacaGTCGAAAGGAACGATGATTGCGGTTACTACActcagtgattggcttaaaaatctcacGCCAGTTtgtcaaccaatgagaagcaaaaccaaagccaatcgcaccttgtacgccCGATTTTTTCCGCGCTTGGAGCAAGTTGCCGGTAATTGCGAGGAATTCTGGTTGGTTCATCGCGCCGTTtattcctgttgtgattggtcacaGTGACTGGTTTGGTAATGAGTTTTCGACACCCTATAACATGGTCTGTATCGGGAAACAAAACTCACAAGCTGAACAAGAGGACTAATCAAACTATTGTTACTCAATGAAGCAAAGCGCTAGTTCATTTCAAGGTTACCCACTCTTTCCTTCCTCCCCCGAAACTGAAAAAGTTCTTTAGTTTAACGTCGATGAAAATGGAATGTTATTGACACTTTattatgtttgtttgttgttcattTGTGTGAGTCTTTGCCATTTTAGGCCACAGCTGAAGCCAATAACCTAGCTGCCCTGGCAACTTCAAAAGACGCCTACACCAAGCGCATGGAAAAAGTAAGTTGCTTAAAATTTTAGATCATGGAATCGAAATTTTGACTGGGAATCCAAGCAATTCAACTGTTTGACTATTAGGCTCCAAATTTAAACAGAAATGAACAGGGAGATAGAGGTTCCAActgtatttttgttctttgtcaGCTTTGTGGGGGCGACACTCCGTACCTTGCACCGCACGAACTTGAGAAAAAACACACAGAAGCGAAGGAAGCTTCGTTAGCTATATTTCATGGAACTCGGAAGATGGGTGGAAGTGAATTTAGCAAAGAGTACTTGGATAGACTTGAGAAGGAGGTCAACGAAGCCTTTGTTAACTTTGAGAAGCTCAATGATGGCAAGAACATATTTAATGCCGCGCGGACACCTGCAGTTTTCTTCACTGTGGTAGTTCTTGGTTACTTTTTCGCAAGCGTATTCGCATCCGTGGGTTTGTTGTCGTTTGTGCGCATGTGCAATTTGGTAATCTGGGCTGGACTGCTGGCTATCGTAGTGTGGGCGTATATTCGATTCAGCGGAGAATTCCGggattttggagccaagttggATCATGCTGCGGAACTTATCTGGGATGAGGTGAGTTTGTTCTACCTATTTGGTTGTGGCTTGTAGAAAGGATTCTCATTGCCCTTGTTGAATTACagaatagagcggttttcaaatgactgtcaaaaaatgaaaaccaaagGAATTACTGAGCTAATCACAAGCACAAGCTAACTACCATTTTTGGCCAACCATAAACCGATCGAATTCACGGAGTTATTTGGTCGTTTTCACGAAGCAGCGAGAAGCAAAGGTTGTACTAATGtcagttattttgaaaactggaAGGTGGGACCCAAACCAAAACCACTACCACACTTGGTTTCTCCTGTCAACTTGATTTCCTAGCCAACTCCTTGCTTTTTTCTAATTGGTAGAGTAATTACTCGGCGTTTTTAGCATGAGCCAATGAGAAAACctac
Proteins encoded in this window:
- the LOC141890529 gene encoding atlastin-1-like isoform X1 — translated: MEVDQPDGIRGTMAKSQEPDLDAKLLGARPISVVVATQNHTFELDEKALEEILLDESVRDKKVAVVSVAGAFRKGKSFLLDFFLRYLDREGTFADWVGGETEALEGFSWRGGSERDTTGILLWSKPYIKTLPNGEEIAVLLMDTQGAFDSSSTVKDCATIFALSTMTSSTQIYNLTQNIQEDDLQHLQLFTEYGKLAMEESNIKPFQRLVFLVRDWSFPYEAPYGAEGGSNVLEKRLRMTEMQHSELMQVRKHIKSCFNDIGCFLMPHPGLKVATNPSFDGSLRDIDDEFKTQLRELIPSVLSADNLVVKSINGGEVTCRGLLEYFKAYMKIFQGEELPQPKSMLLATAEANNLAALATSKDAYTKRMEKLCGGDTPYLAPHELEKKHTEAKEASLAIFHGTRKMGGSEFSKEYLDRLEKEVNEAFVNFEKLNDGKNIFNAARTPAVFFTVVVLGYFFASVFASVGLLSFVRMCNLVIWAGLLAIVVWAYIRFSGEFRDFGAKLDHAAELIWDEVFLPAYNAAFKRGVEAVIASRSQSQSAQKRD
- the LOC141890529 gene encoding atlastin-1-like isoform X2, which produces MEVDQPDGIRGTMAKSQEPDLDAKLLGARPISVVVATQNHTFELDEKALEEILLDESVRDKKVAVVSVAGAFRKGKSFLLDFFLRYLDREGTFADWVGGETEALEGFSWRGGSERDTTGILLWSKPYIKTLPNGEEIAVLLMDTQGAFDSSSTVKDCATIFALSTMTSSTQIYNLTQNIQEDDLQHLQLFTEYGKLAMEESNIKPFQRLVFLVRDWSFPYEAPYGAEGGSNVLEKRLRMTEMQHSELMQVRKHIKSCFNDIGCFLMPHPGLKVATNPSFDGSLRDIDDEFKTQLRELIPSVLSADNLVVKSINGGEVTCRGLLEYFKAYMKIFQGEELPQPKSMLLATAEANNLAALATSKDAYTKRMEKLCGGDTPYLAPHELEKKHTEAKEASLAIFHGTRKMGGSEFSKEYLDRLEKEVNEAFVNFEKLNDGKNIFNAARTPAVFFTVVVLGYFFASVFASVGLLSFVRMCNLVIWAGLLAIVVWAYIRFSGEFRDFGAKLDHAAELIWDEMFSNLGRKSSLRPQAKNIPPPFLFVGQHRS